The Sphingomonas sanxanigenens DSM 19645 = NX02 genome includes a region encoding these proteins:
- the istB gene encoding IS21-like element helper ATPase IstB → MTGDKMPTGTTGGTPQVLLAHHLKQLKLPTVLREYEKVARECARDGVDHPRYLLRLIELELIDRERRTVERRIRAARFPAVKSLDTFDFTAIPSLNKMLVLELARSEYILRRENVIALGNSGTGKTHVALALGLAACQKGFTVAFATAASLVNQLMEARDERRLLKLQRELAAVKLLIVDELGYVPLSATGAELLFEVLSQRYERGSTIITSNLPFEDWTQVLASERLTGALLDRLTHHVSILTMNGDSYRLKQSAGRRSARRAEQNQATVSADPNTGEIPSP, encoded by the coding sequence ATGACCGGCGACAAGATGCCGACCGGCACGACCGGCGGGACACCCCAGGTGCTGCTCGCCCACCACCTCAAGCAGCTCAAGCTGCCGACCGTGCTGCGCGAATATGAGAAGGTCGCGCGCGAATGCGCTCGCGACGGTGTCGACCACCCACGCTACCTGCTGCGCCTCATCGAGCTTGAGCTCATCGACAGGGAGCGGCGCACGGTCGAGCGGCGGATCCGCGCCGCCCGCTTCCCGGCGGTGAAGAGTCTCGACACCTTCGACTTCACAGCCATCCCCAGCCTCAACAAGATGCTGGTGCTCGAGCTCGCTCGCTCGGAGTATATCCTTCGGCGGGAGAACGTCATTGCGCTGGGCAACAGCGGCACGGGCAAGACGCACGTCGCTCTCGCGCTCGGCCTGGCTGCTTGCCAGAAGGGATTCACCGTCGCCTTCGCGACCGCCGCTTCGCTGGTCAACCAGCTGATGGAGGCGCGCGACGAGCGGCGCCTGCTCAAGCTCCAGCGGGAACTGGCGGCCGTGAAGCTGCTCATCGTCGACGAGCTCGGCTATGTGCCGCTGTCGGCGACTGGCGCCGAACTTCTCTTCGAGGTGCTGTCGCAGCGCTACGAGCGCGGCTCGACCATCATCACGTCGAACTTGCCGTTCGAGGACTGGACCCAGGTCCTCGCCTCAGAACGGCTTACCGGCGCGCTGCTCGACCGGCTCACCCACCACGTCTCCATCCTCACCATGAACGGCGACAGCTACCGCCTCAAACAGTCCGCCGGCCGGCGATCAGCCAGAAGGGCGGAGCAAAACCAGGCCACCGTGTCGGCCGACCCGAACACCGGCGAGATCCCGTCGCCATAG
- the istA gene encoding IS21 family transposase: protein MFALESYAAVRRFVFVEGHSRREAAKAFGLSRDTVAKMCAFSLPPGYRRTKPPEKPKLGPLLPVIDAILREDRLSPAKQQHTAKRIFERLRDEHGYGGGYTVVKDYVRQSRARSRETFVPLAHPPGHAQVDFGEAWAEIGGMRQKVHYFCMDLPHSDACFVKAYPRETTEAFLDGHVSAFAFFGGVPLSILYDNLKIAVARICGDGKRERTRAFTELVSHYLFADRFGRPGKGNDKGKVEALVKHARAMFMVPIPVARSFDELNERLAKDCLARQNGHAGRHADTIAERLVADRQAFRALPAVPLEPCEKRSARVSSTALVRYRTNDYSVPTVYGFRDVLVKGFVDEVVISIAGEEIARHPRSYGEGAFVANPLHYLALIEQKPGALDQAAALQGWDLPEIFQHLRHLLEARMGTKGKREFIQVLRLLEALPLAVVTDAVTQAVQLGAIGFDAVKLIALARIERRPPRLDLAAYPHLPRTDVKTTRAADYGVLAA, encoded by the coding sequence ATGTTTGCCTTGGAGAGTTACGCGGCCGTTCGGCGTTTTGTGTTCGTGGAAGGTCACAGCCGCCGGGAGGCGGCGAAGGCGTTCGGTCTGAGCCGGGACACGGTGGCGAAGATGTGCGCGTTCTCGCTGCCGCCGGGCTACCGGCGCACGAAGCCGCCGGAGAAGCCGAAGCTAGGTCCGCTGTTGCCGGTCATCGACGCTATCCTGCGCGAGGATCGCCTGTCGCCGGCCAAGCAGCAGCACACCGCCAAGCGGATCTTCGAGCGGCTGCGCGACGAGCATGGCTATGGCGGCGGCTACACGGTGGTGAAGGACTATGTCCGGCAGAGCCGCGCACGCAGCCGCGAGACGTTCGTGCCGCTGGCACACCCGCCGGGCCATGCCCAGGTCGACTTCGGCGAGGCGTGGGCAGAGATCGGCGGCATGCGGCAGAAGGTCCATTATTTCTGCATGGACCTGCCGCACTCAGATGCGTGTTTCGTGAAGGCCTATCCGCGCGAGACGACCGAGGCGTTCCTCGACGGTCATGTTTCGGCCTTCGCCTTTTTCGGCGGCGTGCCGCTGTCCATCCTCTACGACAATCTGAAGATCGCGGTGGCGAGGATCTGCGGCGACGGCAAGCGCGAGCGCACGCGGGCCTTCACCGAGCTGGTCAGCCACTATTTGTTTGCCGACCGCTTCGGTCGTCCCGGCAAGGGCAACGACAAGGGGAAGGTCGAAGCGCTGGTGAAGCACGCCCGCGCGATGTTCATGGTGCCCATTCCGGTAGCGCGCAGCTTCGACGAGTTGAACGAGCGCCTGGCGAAGGATTGCCTGGCTCGACAGAACGGGCATGCCGGGCGCCATGCCGACACCATCGCCGAGCGCCTCGTCGCCGACCGGCAGGCCTTCCGGGCCTTGCCGGCGGTGCCGTTGGAGCCGTGCGAGAAGCGGTCGGCGCGCGTATCGTCGACCGCGCTGGTGCGCTATCGGACCAACGACTATTCGGTGCCAACCGTCTATGGCTTCCGCGACGTCCTGGTGAAGGGGTTCGTCGACGAGGTGGTCATCAGCATCGCCGGCGAGGAGATCGCCCGGCATCCGCGCAGCTATGGCGAGGGCGCATTCGTCGCCAACCCGCTGCATTATCTCGCGCTCATCGAGCAGAAGCCCGGCGCGCTCGACCAGGCGGCCGCCTTGCAGGGCTGGGATCTGCCCGAGATCTTCCAGCATCTGCGCCACCTTCTGGAAGCTCGTATGGGCACCAAGGGGAAGCGCGAGTTCATCCAGGTGCTGCGGCTGCTCGAAGCCCTGCCGCTCGCCGTCGTCACCGACGCGGTGACGCAGGCCGTGCAGCTCGGCGCCATCGGCTTCGACGCGGTGAAGCTCATCGCGCTGGCGCGTATCGAACGGCGACCGCCCCGTCTCGATCTGGCCGCCTATCCGCACCTGCCCCGGACGGACGTGAAGACGACACGGGCGGCGGACTATGGGGTGCTGGCGGCATGA